The following nucleotide sequence is from Cellvibrio sp. PSBB006.
TTGTTCATTGTTTTTAGCGACTGGTTTGTTTTTTCCTTCCTCATGCAGATCCAGGTGCCGGTTGAAGAGTGGCTTGTAAGTTTTACATGCAGCCATCAACCCTGGCTAAAAGGCTATCACTGAAACCTCCCTTTCTGACATCTCCTTAATCGTTTTTTACGCACCATAATTCGCAAGTTGCGCTTTTGGCACGAGTTATTGTTTTACATTAGTCGGCATGGTTTTAGCTTCACCTTAATTTTTTGATTAGGAGAATAACGAATGAGTTTCCAAAAATATTCAACCTGTATCGATGCGTGTTATGACTGCGCTGTTGCCTGTGATGATTGCTCAACGGCCTGTTTATCAGAGCCGAATGTGGCGAAGATGGCAGATTGTATTCGCGCTGACATGGACTGTGCCGCTATGTGTCGCCTCGCGGCAGCAGCTATGGCGCGCGGCAGCTACTCAGCCAAGGATATCTGCCGCCTTTGTGCAGAAATTTGTCAAAAGTGTGGCGATATCTGTAGCAAGCATGATCCGGCTCATTGTAAGGAATGCGCCAAGGCGTGCCACAAATGCGCCAGTGAGTGTCGGAAGATGGCTGCATAAAATAGTGCTGGCACATAGGGGCTGACATGCAGCGTGCCGAAATTCAGGATGCCAATTTCGGCGGATAACGAACGGCCTGTTTGGCTCCGTGCATCTGATTGGATCTTGCCAGCGCCAGTAAGCGCACAACGGCTTCATCGCTGACCTGATCAAAATTTTCGTACCACTGCCCGACAAAATAAAATGGATCGGGTGTCAGCAAGCATGCGGTTTCATCGGTCCATTTGGCCAACTCATTCAGCGTGCGGGTAGAGGCTACCGGAACCGCCATGACAACCTCGTCTGCCCCCGCCAGTTGCACCGCCTCAATAGCTGCACGCATGCTGGCGCCCGTGGCCAGGCCATCATCCACCAGAATAACGCAGTGATCGCGCAGGGAAGGCCAGGGGCGGTCTTCACGATAAATCTGTTCACGTCGTTTTAATTCTTTTGCTTCAATTTCAGCAACGTATTCGATGATGTCATCGGTAATCCGATAAGAGCGAATAATTTCTTCATTCAGGATGCGCACACCACCGTGGGCAATAGCGCCCATAGCGAACTCTTTGTGTCGTGGTAATCCGAGTTTGCGTACCACCAGAACATCCAACGGTACGTGCAAACTCAGCGCAATTTCATAGGCAACCGGCACGCCGCCGCGCGGAAGTCCCAGGACAATGACATTTTCATTGTTGCGATATCGGGTCAAGCGCGTGGCAAGTGCCTGGCCGGCAGTGCTTCGGTTGGCAAGTGATTTCATGACTCATCCTCCGCAGACAGTTGGACGTTTAGAGTCGGCAAGGCGCGCGGAATTCCGGTGGATGATATAGAGCTTTTATGAGCTAGCAGAAAAATTTATAGCACGGTATTGAATAACTGGATGTGCATTGCCAGATAATAAAAAACGCAGATGGCTGATTAAGCCATCTGCGTTTTATGTAGACGCTTTATTAACGTATCGTTAATTAGAAGCGGAAGCTCGCACCAATGGTAATGGTGTCTGCAATATCAAATTTGGTATAGGCTAATTCAGCACTGATTTCCGGTGTGAAGAATTTACGCGTGCGCAACAGGAAGCCATCGTCGTAATCATAATCCACGTAGCCAGCGCCAACGCTGAAGGTTCTGTCAAAGTAGAAATCAGCTGCTACATCAAATACATCGTTTTCATCGTAGTCGGCGTAACCACCTTCTACATTAACGAAGTTGCCGCCACCCAGGGGCACGACATATTTTGCATGGATGTTGGCATCGTAGCCGGGCTCATCGTAATACTCGGTCCACACCAGTAAACCGGTGATGGGCGTTAAACCCAGGCGTACGCCCCAGTCATTCTCAGTTGACGAACCGTCATAATCTTCGCGTTTGATTTCAGCGGCGCCGTAAAAAATGGTGTCAGGAATATAAAACTCAACGCCTGCTGTTACTACGTCCAGGTCATTATTACCAATCACGTAAGCATTGCTTGATCTGTTAATGAAAGCAGCTTCAGCTAACGGATTGTTACCTGGGCGGACTTCCTGAAAATGGTACTCTCCGTAGACACCAAAAAAGTCGTCGTTCCCGCCAGCATCGTAGTCGACGTCGGTGTAGTTCACACCCACTTCGAAGTTATAGTTCTGGGCCAGTGCAACACTGGATGCACAGGTCAGCGCCATGGTTGCTACTAAAGTTTTGAGTTTCATGAAATTCTCCGTTGTGTAATCACATCAACCTGCACCTTATTTCTGCAGGTGCGCCATTTTAGTCCGTAATGCGATCAAGTGTCATCTTGTAATACGCAAAATGAGAGGCATATCGCGCAGACGAAGCGACTTTACAAAAAGTTGTTTGGAGAATCGGTGGGTTAACACACAGAGCTTTATGATCTGCTGAATACAGCCTGAATAAGTGCAGATTTTTTATTCAGCTTCTGTTCAGTTTCGCGGGAAAAAGTTGCACATTATGAGCATTCACAGCTAAACATTTTTTCATCATCAAGGCGCATAGCCGTTAAGGAGCCACCCCAGACGCAGGCAGTGTCCAGTGCGTAAACATTGGTGGTTTCTGCCTGGCCATTCAGTGCAGCCCAATGACCAAAAATAATTTTATTATTTTTTGTTTTTCGATTGTCATGTGCAAACCAGGGAAGAAATCCAGGTGGAGCTTCAGCAGCCTCGGTTTTGGTTTCCAGCTCCAATTCACCCTCGGCGGTGCAGAAGCGCATGCGTGTAAAATAATTGGTGATCACTCGCCAACGCGCTTCACCGGTCAGTGCATCGTTCCAGATGTTCGGTACATTGCCGTACATCGTGGCGAGATAGGATGCAAGGTGTTCACTCTGTAACACCTGTTCGACTTCCCTCGCAAGATTGATAGCCTGTTGCAGATCCCATTGGGGCGGGATGCCGGCATGAACCATGGTGTAACCCAGTTGCGGGTCGTGATGCAACAGCTTGCCAGTGAGTAACCAATGCATAAAATCTTCACAATCCCTGGCTTGCATTAGTTCAGCTAAGGTATCCGACTTGCCCGCTTTTCGATGACCCAGTGCGACCGCCAAAAAATGGAGATCGTGATTGCCCAGCACCATGGAAATGTTATCGTGCATCGCATACAAAAGACGCATAACGCCGAGCGAATCGGGTCCGCGATTAATTAAATCGCCCGCTATCCATAAACGATCCTTGTCGGAATTGAACTGGATTTTTTTCAGTAAGCATTGCAGTGGTTCCAAACAACCTTGTATATCGCCGATGGCATAGATGCTCATAAAAAACGCCTGAAAAAATCGTTGCGAAATTAATGCATCGCGTGAGGTGGCACTAATGCGAAAATCGGAATGGGTGTGTCAAAGGTAGTGCCATCATCGCGGCGCATCTGGTAGCTACCTTCCATCATGCCGGTTTCTGTTTCCAGAATAACACCGCTGGTGTAGGTATAACTTGCCCCGGGCGCCAATAAGGGCTGCTCGCCAACGACACCAAGCCCTTTGACTTCCTGAAGATTTTCCCTGGCATCCTTGATCCGCCAGTGGCGGCTGATCAATTGGGCGTTGCTGTCGCTGTGGTTGGTAATGGTGATCGTATAGGAATATACGAACCGCTGAATGTCCGGACGGGACTGTGCAGCGATGTAACTGGTTTGTACGGTGATGTGAATTGGTGTATTCATGACGTTGCCAAGGGTTTGTCGATGTCGGAAAGGCCGCGCGCATCCAGCGTGTTGCTTAACTCAACAAACGTCGCCAGTGACAGGTTTTCCGCCCGTGCATTTGTGTCGATAGATAATTCGTCCAGAATGTTGGACGGCACCCATTGTTTGAGTGCGTTACGCAAGGTCTTGCGCCGTTGCTGGAAGGCGACATTGACCAAGCGTTCCAGGGTTTTAATATTATGCGCAACATACGGCAAAACCTGATGCGGTACCAGCCGAACAATGGCTGAGTCCACCTTCGGTGCCGGATCAAAGGCCGTGGGCGGCACTTCAAATAAATCTTCTACGGCACAATAGTACTGCACCATGATGCCCAGACGCCCGTAAGCACTGTCGCCGGGCTGAGCAGCCATACGCTTCACCACTTCTTTTTGCAGCATAAAATGCATGTCAGCCACTTGTGTGCTGTAACTCAGCAAGTGAAAAATCAAGGGTGTGGAAATATTGTAGGGCAGGTTGCCGACAATACGCAGTGGTTGGTTATCTTGCACCAGCTGCGCAAAATCAAATTGCAGGGCATCGGTTTGAAATAATTGAAAATCGGGATGTTTTTCAAATTTCACTTTCAACCAGGGCACCAGGTCGCGATCCAGTTCAATCACGCGCAGGTGTTGGCAGGCGTCGGCCAGTAATTCAGTGATCGCCCCTTTGCCGGGACCAATCTCCACAATGCAATCATCTGAACGCGGATGAACGGCGCGGACAATTTCGCGAATCACACCGTGATCGATCAAAAAGTTCTGCCCGAAACGTTTGCGTGCGCGATGGGGCGCTTCGTTGTTGTGAAACTTTGCCATAAAAAGTATTAACTCTGCGCAAGTGCACACATGCCGGTATGATCACCGTGCCGCGCGTGCCTGGACCATATCAATAGCGTAAGCGAGTGCGGTATGCAGGCTGCCGGAATCCGCTTTGCCTGTGGCGGCGAGATCCAGCGCTGTACCATGATCCACGGAAGTGCGGATGATGGGCAGCCCCAGCGTGATATTTACCGCCTGACCAAACCCTTTGTATTTTAGAACCGGTAACCCCTGGTCATGGTACATCGCCAGAACCGCGTCGGCATTATCCAGGTATTTCGGTGTAAATAATGTATCGGCGGGCAGCGGGCCGATCAAGGTAATGCCTTCACCGCGCAAGGTGTTGAGTGTGGGCTCAATAATCTCGATTTCCTCGCGCCCCAGATGACCGCCTTCCCCCGCATGCGGGTTCAGCCCGCACACATAAATGCGTGGCTCAGCGATACCGAATTGTTGTTGCAAATCGCGGTGCAAAATCCGAATCACCTGGGTGAGTTCATCGGGGTTAATCGCGGCGGCTACATCTTTTAACGGCAGGTGCGTTGTCGCTAAGGCCACGCGCAAGCCACGGGTGGCCAGCATCATCACAACCTTGGGCGTATGGGTTTTTTCCGCGAGATATTCCGTGTGTCCGCTGAACGGAATGCCTGCATCATTGATCACACTTTTATGTACGGGGCCGGTGACCAGCGCAGCAAAGGTGCCGGCCACGCAACCCTCGATGGCGGCATCCAGCGTGTTGAGAATGTAATTTGCGTTGCGACTGTCAAGTTTTCCCGGGATGGCGTTTTCAGCAAGCGCCACCGGTAACACTGCCAACTCGCCCGCGCGTGAGGCAATGGGTTTTTCCGCCGGATTAATTTCACGCAAGCGCAAGGGTAAGCCCATCGCCTGCGCGCGCTCCTGCAACAGCTGTGGATCAGCGATGGCGACAATTTCATGTACCTGGGCATCCTGCGCGAGCATGATGGCCAGATCCGGCCCAATGCCGGCGGGTTCGCCAGGGGTGAGTGCTATGCGTAAACAGGGAGGGTTCATAGAGTCAGCCGGAAGGAAAAGCTCTGCGCAGCCGCGCCACGCAGAGCGGAAAAATTAAATCTTGATTTCGACGTAAGCCTCTTCGCGAATCTGGGTCAGCCAGGATTGAAACTCTTCATCAAAACGGCGTGAGCGAATCAGGTTGGATGCCTGGTTGCGTTTCATTTGTTCGCTCATATCTTCCTGGCGTCGTTCCTGTACTTGCAGAATATGCCAGCCGTATTGGCTCTTGAATGGCTCGCTGATTTCACCGACGGCGGTTTCTTTCATTGTTTCTTCAAACGCCGGAACAAACATACCGGGCATCGACCAGCCGAGGTCGCCGCCGCTCAACATTGAGCCGGTATCTTCAGAATTTTCCCGCGCCAGTTTGGCGAAGTCTTCGCCGTTTTCGATACGCTTTTTCAAGGCGGCTAATTTTGCGCGAGCCTGGCTGTCATCCATAATCTCTGAGGTTTTTACCAGAATATGGCGCGCCTTGGTCTGCTCAACCAGTTGCGCACCGCCGCCGCGTTGTTCGATATTTTTCAGGATGTGAAAGCCCGCACCACTGCGGAAAGGTTCGGTCACTTCACCTGTGCCCAGGGTTTCCAGTTTTTTAGCAAATAACTCTGGCAACTGCGCCAGTTTACGCCAGCCGATGTCACCACCTTGCAGAGCACTTTGGTCATTGGAATGGCTGATGGCGAGCTGTTCAAAGTCACCACCTTTTTTCAATTTGTTATAAATGTCCTGCGCTTCTTTTTCTGCCGCGCTGACCATCGCCGGATCAGCAGAGCCGGATACCGCAATCAAAATGTGGCCGAGGTGAAAATCCGGTGACGTAGCAAATTTGCCATCAGTGGATTCCAGGAAGTTATCAATTTCCTGTTCAGTCACACGGATGCGGCTGTTAACCACACCTTGTTGCAACTGATTGATGGTCAGTTCGGTTTTGATTTGCTGACGCAACTCATCCAGAGACAAATTTTGCCGTTGCAAATCCGCCGCTAATTGTTCCATGGTCATCTGGTTGCGTTGGGCAATGCGCGCAATCGCCTGGTCAACTTCTTCGGCGCTGGGGTCAATGTCGTAACGTTGCGCGAGTTGGAGTTGGACGCGCTCAAGAATCAGCTGCTCAAGAATTTGTTTCTCCAGCACTTCTTTGGGCGGCAGCTGGTTGTACTGGGCTTGCAATCGTTCCAGTACGGAAGCGGTGCGGGTCTTGAGTTCGCTCTCCAGCACCAAGTCT
It contains:
- a CDS encoding symmetrical bis(5'-nucleosyl)-tetraphosphatase — translated: MSIYAIGDIQGCLEPLQCLLKKIQFNSDKDRLWIAGDLINRGPDSLGVMRLLYAMHDNISMVLGNHDLHFLAVALGHRKAGKSDTLAELMQARDCEDFMHWLLTGKLLHHDPQLGYTMVHAGIPPQWDLQQAINLAREVEQVLQSEHLASYLATMYGNVPNIWNDALTGEARWRVITNYFTRMRFCTAEGELELETKTEAAEAPPGFLPWFAHDNRKTKNNKIIFGHWAALNGQAETTNVYALDTACVWGGSLTAMRLDDEKMFSCECS
- the apaG gene encoding Co2+/Mg2+ efflux protein ApaG — its product is MNTPIHITVQTSYIAAQSRPDIQRFVYSYTITITNHSDSNAQLISRHWRIKDARENLQEVKGLGVVGEQPLLAPGASYTYTSGVILETETGMMEGSYQMRRDDGTTFDTPIPIFALVPPHAMH
- the rsmA gene encoding 16S rRNA (adenine(1518)-N(6)/adenine(1519)-N(6))-dimethyltransferase RsmA, translated to MAKFHNNEAPHRARKRFGQNFLIDHGVIREIVRAVHPRSDDCIVEIGPGKGAITELLADACQHLRVIELDRDLVPWLKVKFEKHPDFQLFQTDALQFDFAQLVQDNQPLRIVGNLPYNISTPLIFHLLSYSTQVADMHFMLQKEVVKRMAAQPGDSAYGRLGIMVQYYCAVEDLFEVPPTAFDPAPKVDSAIVRLVPHQVLPYVAHNIKTLERLVNVAFQQRRKTLRNALKQWVPSNILDELSIDTNARAENLSLATFVELSNTLDARGLSDIDKPLATS
- the pdxA gene encoding 4-hydroxythreonine-4-phosphate dehydrogenase PdxA — protein: MNPPCLRIALTPGEPAGIGPDLAIMLAQDAQVHEIVAIADPQLLQERAQAMGLPLRLREINPAEKPIASRAGELAVLPVALAENAIPGKLDSRNANYILNTLDAAIEGCVAGTFAALVTGPVHKSVINDAGIPFSGHTEYLAEKTHTPKVVMMLATRGLRVALATTHLPLKDVAAAINPDELTQVIRILHRDLQQQFGIAEPRIYVCGLNPHAGEGGHLGREEIEIIEPTLNTLRGEGITLIGPLPADTLFTPKYLDNADAVLAMYHDQGLPVLKYKGFGQAVNITLGLPIIRTSVDHGTALDLAATGKADSGSLHTALAYAIDMVQARAAR
- a CDS encoding peptidylprolyl isomerase translates to MKKNLLKRFISTSFIGGLLLLNAGFSAAQTVMLDRVVAIVDEDLVLESELKTRTASVLERLQAQYNQLPPKEVLEKQILEQLILERVQLQLAQRYDIDPSAEEVDQAIARIAQRNQMTMEQLAADLQRQNLSLDELRQQIKTELTINQLQQGVVNSRIRVTEQEIDNFLESTDGKFATSPDFHLGHILIAVSGSADPAMVSAAEKEAQDIYNKLKKGGDFEQLAISHSNDQSALQGGDIGWRKLAQLPELFAKKLETLGTGEVTEPFRSGAGFHILKNIEQRGGGAQLVEQTKARHILVKTSEIMDDSQARAKLAALKKRIENGEDFAKLARENSEDTGSMLSGGDLGWSMPGMFVPAFEETMKETAVGEISEPFKSQYGWHILQVQERRQEDMSEQMKRNQASNLIRSRRFDEEFQSWLTQIREEAYVEIKI
- a CDS encoding phosphoribosyltransferase, which translates into the protein MKSLANRSTAGQALATRLTRYRNNENVIVLGLPRGGVPVAYEIALSLHVPLDVLVVRKLGLPRHKEFAMGAIAHGGVRILNEEIIRSYRITDDIIEYVAEIEAKELKRREQIYREDRPWPSLRDHCVILVDDGLATGASMRAAIEAVQLAGADEVVMAVPVASTRTLNELAKWTDETACLLTPDPFYFVGQWYENFDQVSDEAVVRLLALARSNQMHGAKQAVRYPPKLAS
- a CDS encoding putative porin — its product is MKLKTLVATMALTCASSVALAQNYNFEVGVNYTDVDYDAGGNDDFFGVYGEYHFQEVRPGNNPLAEAAFINRSSNAYVIGNNDLDVVTAGVEFYIPDTIFYGAAEIKREDYDGSSTENDWGVRLGLTPITGLLVWTEYYDEPGYDANIHAKYVVPLGGGNFVNVEGGYADYDENDVFDVAADFYFDRTFSVGAGYVDYDYDDGFLLRTRKFFTPEISAELAYTKFDIADTITIGASFRF
- a CDS encoding four-helix bundle copper-binding protein, whose product is MARGSYSAKDICRLCAEICQKCGDICSKHDPAHCKECAKACHKCASECRKMAA